The Rhodanobacter sp. LX-99 genome segment TATCCACCGAATCTGCTTGCCAGTTGCCCGCCGCCGCAGGAGGTGCCGGCGCTGTTGATCGTCGGTGCGAACGGGATGGTCGGCGAAGTACGCGTCACGGGCGAGGCACAGGCGGATGCCAGTCGGCGCGCCTTCATCGCCGCGGTGCGCGTGGCTGCGCTGCAGTGGCAGTTCAATCCGCTGCAGATCAACCGCTGGGCTGCCGATGCCGACGGCAACAGCCATGTGGTGGACAGCGAGACGCGACCGTTCAGTCTCGCCTGCGTGTTCCGCTTCGAGTGCCATGCCGGCAAGCCCGCGGTGTCGGCCGCGGCGGCAACGCCATGAACCCGTTCCCGCCATCATCCGGCCAGGACGGGCTGGTATGCTTTTTGATCGACACGCGACAAGGTCCTGCAGCCATGAACCAAACGCCTCTCCACGTCGTCATCCTCGCCGCCGGTGCCGGCACGCGGATGAAATCGAACCGGCCGAAGGTGCTGATGCCCTTGGCCGGCCGGCCGTTGCTGGCGCACGTGGTCGCTGCGGCGCGCGCGCTGCAGCCGGCGGTGATCCACGTCGTCTACGGCCATGGCGGCGAACAGGTGCCGGCCGCGTTTGCCGACCAGCCCGATCTGCGCTGGGCGCTGCAGGCGGAACGGCTGGGCACCGGCCACGCGGTGGAGCAGGCGCTGGCCGGCGTGCCCGATGGCGTGCGCGTGCTGGTGCTGTACGGCGACGTGCCGCTGACCCGGGTCGAGACACTGCAACAGCTGGTGGCGGCCGAAGGCGGCTTCAGCCTGCTCACCACCCGCCCCGCCGATCCGCACGGCTATGGCCGCGTGCTGTGCGACGGCAACGGCCGCGTGCGCGCGGTGGTCGAGGAGAAGGATGCCGATGCCGACCAGCGTGCGGTGAACCTGGTCAACACCGGCATCCTGGTCGCCGAGGCGCAGGCCCTGCGCGGCTGGATCGGCCGGCTCGACCGCAACAACGCGCAGGGCGAGTACTACCTCACCGACATCTTCCGCATGGCCACGGCGGAAAACCGGGCGGCGCGCAGCGTCGAATGCGTCGACCCGATCGAGGCCGCCGGCGCGAACAATCCGCTGCAGCTGGCCGAGCTGGAAGCGGCGTATCGCCAGCGTGCCGCGCGCGCGCTGATGTCCGATGGCGTGCGCCTGGCCGATCCCTTGCGCGTCGACGTGCGCGGCACGGTCGAGGCCGGCCACGACGTCGAGTTGGACATCGACGTGATCCTGGAAGGCCGCGTGGTGCTAGGCGACGACGTGCGCATCGGCGCGTTCACCCGGCTGAAGGACGTGCAGCTGGTGGCCGGCAGCGTGGTGCAGTCGCACTGCGACCTGGACGGCGTGGTGACCCACGGCCCCTGCACGATCGGCCCGTTCGCGCGGC includes the following:
- the glmU gene encoding bifunctional UDP-N-acetylglucosamine diphosphorylase/glucosamine-1-phosphate N-acetyltransferase GlmU; protein product: MNQTPLHVVILAAGAGTRMKSNRPKVLMPLAGRPLLAHVVAAARALQPAVIHVVYGHGGEQVPAAFADQPDLRWALQAERLGTGHAVEQALAGVPDGVRVLVLYGDVPLTRVETLQQLVAAEGGFSLLTTRPADPHGYGRVLCDGNGRVRAVVEEKDADADQRAVNLVNTGILVAEAQALRGWIGRLDRNNAQGEYYLTDIFRMATAENRAARSVECVDPIEAAGANNPLQLAELEAAYRQRAARALMSDGVRLADPLRVDVRGTVEAGHDVELDIDVILEGRVVLGDDVRIGAFTRLKDVQLVAGSVVQSHCDLDGVVTHGPCTIGPFARLRPGTELDAGVHIGNFVETKKTRLGEGSKANHLSYLGDTVVGRGVNIGAGTITCNYDGVNKFTTRIGDGAFIGSNSALVAPVTIGALATIGAGSVITRDAPEGELTVARGRQQTFEGWKRPVKQRD